In Miscanthus floridulus cultivar M001 chromosome 5, ASM1932011v1, whole genome shotgun sequence, one genomic interval encodes:
- the LOC136452935 gene encoding protein NUCLEAR FUSION DEFECTIVE 6, mitochondrial-like — MAAAAGGVRRTLAALRSGSRSTISATLSHQAAARSPELAAASLPRASRRRLAISRVPVAALGGVQGSLMPMHNATASALLTSMLGLKPGSWGWLSEGFATPL, encoded by the exons atggcggcggcggctggcggcGTGCGGCGAACCCTCGCAGCGCTGCGCTCCGGTTCCCGGTCTACTATCTCTGCAACGCTCTCCCACCAGGCGGCGGCTCGCTCCCCGGAGCTGGCAGCCGCGTCCCTGCCGCGCGCCTCTCGCCGGCGCCTCGCGATCTCGAG GGTGCCGGTTGCGGCGCTCGGCGGCGTGCAGGGTTCACTGATGCCGATGCACAACGCCACCGCGTCGGCGCTGCTCACCTCCATGCTCGGGCTTAAGCCTGGCTCTTGGGGCTGGCTCTCCGAAG